One region of Cucurbita pepo subsp. pepo cultivar mu-cu-16 chromosome LG03, ASM280686v2, whole genome shotgun sequence genomic DNA includes:
- the LOC111790460 gene encoding glycine-rich protein A3-like, protein MGGGKEEESKDKGLFSSMASFAAGQHYSHPHGYPPPPPYAGAGYPPPGGYPPAAYPPPGGYPPAAYPPPGGYPSAAYPPPGGYPPAGYPPHGAYPPAGYPAPHHYPGHGGHGLGFGHGSGMGGLLAGGAAAAAAAYGAHHLAHARPFGFGHGKFKHGKFGKRWKHGGGKFKKWK, encoded by the exons atgggaGGCGGGAAGGAAGAGGAAAGTAAAGACAAAGGCCTGTTTTCAAGTATGGCGTCGTTTGCTGCAGGGCAGCACTATTCTCATCCTCATGGAtatccaccaccaccaccgtaCGCAGGAGCTGGATATCCCCCTCCGGGAGGGTACCCTCCGGCTGCGTATCCACCTCCTGGCGGATATCCTCCGGCTGCGTATCCACCTCCTGGCGGATATCCTTCGGCTGCGTATCCACCTCCTGGCGGATATCCACCGGCTGGCTATCCTCCTCACGGTGCATACCCTCCCGCTGGCTATCCTGCCCCCCATCATTACCCTG GCCACGGAGGCCATGGACTCGGATTCGGACATGGATCCGGTATGGGGGGGTTGTTGGCTGGTGGTGCAGCTGCTGCAGCCGCCGCGTACGGCGCTCATCATCTTGCTCATGCACGCCCATTTGGGTTTGGTCACGGAAAATTCAAACATGGGAAATTTGGCAAGCGTTGGAAGCATGGAGGAGGCAAGTTCAAGAAATGGAAGTGA
- the LOC111790461 gene encoding uncharacterized protein LOC111790461 produces the protein MASSLCFQLHTCSQLRCIAAAKAAAVAAPSSVATANRTLSLLLKRPFLQSFCLPSGSSAELCERQQLRSPELVALEYADLNLSHKIFEDSGHVRIRQHVNPLSSSFSVPTPAPNWDEVFKDPTLPLMVDIGSGSGRFLLWLAKKHLDSRNFLGLEIRQKLVKRADVWVKELGFNNVHFMFANATISFKQIISSYPGPLMLVSILCPDPHFKKRHHKRRVLQKPLVDSIIDSLMPGGQVFIQSDVLEVAVDMRLWFDSVPDVLKHVDVLDQSLLCDKDGWLLKNPMGIRTEREIHAESEGANIYRRMYQKYVCI, from the exons ATGGCTTCGTCTCTTTGCTTCCAGTTACACACTTGCTCCCAGCTCCGTTGCATTGCTGCTGCGAAGGCGGCAGCGGTAGCGGCGCCGTCGAGCGTCGCAACAGCGAACCGAACCTTATCTCTGTTACTAAAACGACCATTTCTTCAATCCTTCTGTTTACCATCGGGATCTTCCGCCGAGCTTTGCGAGCGGCAACAACTCCGGAGTCCGGAACTCGTGGCGTTGGAATATGCGGACCTTAATCTCTCTCACAAGATCTTCGAG GATTCAGGTCACGTCAGAATCAGGCAGCATGTTAATCCACTTAGCTCTTCTTTCTCT GTCCCTACACCAGCCCCTAACTGGGATGAAGTCTTCAAGGACCCCACGTTGCCCCTCATGGTCGATATAGGAAGTG GTAGTGGCAGATTTCTCTTGTGGCTTGCAAAAAAACATCTTGATTCAAGAAATTTCTTGGGTCTCGAAATACGACAGAAA TTGGTCAAGCGTGCCGATGTCTGGGTCAAAGAGTTGGGATTTAACAATGT ACATTTCATGTTTGCAAATGctacaatttcttttaaacaGATCATATCTTCATATCCTGGACCCCTGATGCTGGTTTCCATATTG TGCCCAGATCCCCATTTCAAGAAACGACATCATAAGCGACGGGTTTTGCAGAAGCCATTAGTAGATTCTATAATAGACAGTTTAATGCCAGGAGGGCAG GTGTTCATACAATCCGACGTGCTCGAAGTGGCAGTGGACATGAGACTTTGGTTCGACTCTGTTCCCGATGTTTTGAAACACGTCGACGTGCTCGACCAGAGTCTTTTGTGTGATAAAGATGGATGGTTATTGAAGAATCCAATGGGAATAAGGACTGAAAGAGAAATTCACGCTGAATCCGAAGGTGCAAACATTTATAGAAGAATGTATCAGAAGTATGTTTGCATTTGA
- the LOC111790462 gene encoding upstream activation factor subunit spp27-like — protein MQGSLTPSKSSATVPPTAVKSKTISKSNAEPKEKTPPRSDVAAAAAPKPKFQREMTRPTGLLKVFQVSPALGNFLGVSEASRTDAVKQIWSYIKLHNLQNPTNKREIYCDDKLKAIFEGREKVGFLEIGKLLTRHFVKN, from the exons ATGCAGGGCTCTCTTACTCCGTCGAAATCTTCTGCTACCGTCCCCCCCACCGCTGTCAAATCGAAGACGATCTCGAAGTCGAACGCTGAGCCGAAGGAGAAGACTCCTCCGAGGTCCGATGTTGCGGCTGCAGCCGCACCCAAGCCGAAATTTCAAAGGGAGATGACTCGACCGACGGGGTTACTGAAAGTCTTCCAGGTTTCTCCAGCGTTGGGCAATTTCTTGGGTGTATCGGAGGCTTCTCGCACCGACGCCGTCAAGCAGATCTGGTCCTATATCAAGCTCCATAACCTTCAG AATCCTACCAACAAAAGAGAGATTTACTGTGACGATAAACTTAAAGCCATATTTGAAGGAAGGGAAAAGGTTGGTTTCTTGGAGATTGGCAAATTGCTCACTCGCCATTTTGTGAAGAACTGA
- the LOC111790463 gene encoding chromo domain-containing protein LHP1-like, producing MGRRKKKAAGSSEPETVTLPISGITDSTHVNGDSGFSIFNDNGNEPLIASPYPASSVQNSSVQTPPVTDEAGEVNGGDDGDRGEINAAGDVSASEQTKLDEGFFEVESILRKRVRKGQLQYLVKWHGWPKTANTWEPSDNLQSCSELIDEFEESSRSGKQRKRKRKVGGVENQSREKERHHNLATNNVTDIVISTVDDCISAAPLNIKIHCDLPTPQAPIDVENGHMEGTFYGSRKRDDHDLKLSELKAAMSANMVDSDKKAVASNDLVLVYDVSKVDCVVGSNQESHSIGAKRRKSSRVKRFAKDAALSEDSEQGLKRNASTLSIEPTDRNEELELENPSLSGHSRKVSDITRIIKPVGYSVSVSNGIPDVTVTFLVLRCDGKELTVSNKFLKTNNPHLLINFYEQHLRYNPTS from the exons ATggggagaaggaagaagaaggcgGCGGGAAGCTCTGAACCCGAGACAGTCACGCTTCCAATTTCTGGTATCACTGATTCCACTCACGTTAATGGAGATTCAGGTTTTTCCATCTTTAACGACAATGGAAATGAGCCTTTAATTGCATCTCCATATCCAGCTTCTTCAGTTCAGAACAGTTCTGTGCAAACTCCACCGGTCACCGATGAAGCCGGAGAAGTCAACGGAGGTGACGACGGAGATCGCGGAGAAATTAATGCTGCAGGTGATGTTTCTGCTTCTGAGCAAACGAAGCTCGATGAAGGCTTCTTCGAAGTCGAATCTATTCTGCGGAAAAGAGTTCGTAAG GGACAGCTTCAGTACCTCGTCAAATG GCATGGCTGGCCAAAGACAGCCAATACATGGGAACCCTCGGACAATCTCCAATCGTGCTCTGAACTTATTGATGAATTTGAAGAAAG CTCGCGATCAGGAAAGCAGCGGAAGCGCAAGCGCAAGGTTGGAGGCGTCGAAAATCAATCTCGTGAGAAAGAACGGCATCACAATTTAGCTACAAATAATGTCACGGATATAGTTATCAGTACTGTGGATGATTGTATATCGGCCGCTCCTTTGAACATAAAAATCCATTGTGATCTTCCCACTCCTCAAGCACCTATAGATGTTGAAAATGGTCATATGGAAGGGACATTTTATGGAAGTAGAAAGAGAGACGATCATGATCTGAAACTCAGTGAGCTCAAGGCAGCAATGTCTGCCAATATGGTTGACTCTGATAAAAAAGCCGTGGCTTCTAACGATCTCGTCCTTGTTTATGATGTTTCCAAGGTCGATTGCGTGGTGGGTTCCAATCAGGAAAGTCACTCCATTGGAGCCAAGAGAAGGAAATCTAGTAGGGTGAAAAGGTTCGCTAAGGATGCAGCCTTGTCTGAAGACTCCGAACAAGGATTAAAACGAAATGCATCGACTCTAAGCATTGAGCCGACTGATCGAAACGAAGAATTGGAACTCGAGAATCCTAGTTTGTCAGGCCACTCCAGAAAAGTATCTGATATCACAAGGATTATCAAGCCTGTTGGCTATTCAGTTTCAGTATCAAATGGCATTCCAGATGTGACCGTCACCTTCTTGGTTCTGAG GTGCGATGGAAAAGAACTGACGGTGAGTAACAAATTTCTCAAGACTAACAATCCACATCTG TTGATTAACTTCTATGAGCAACATCTCCGATATAATCCAACATCATGA